One genomic segment of Micromonospora sp. WMMC415 includes these proteins:
- a CDS encoding TetR family transcriptional regulator produces the protein MTVEAPDDTRTRILRVALDLFSQHGYQRTSLRQIAERLRLTKAAILYHFPAKEDLLTALTEPLLVDLEMLLDATAALPLPRAREALLAGWVDTMLTHRRSLGMLFHDIAMVSRGRTYHRLMQIAMRANEIVAGPDAGRRERVRAVQAIAMCSDPVVFFADVPEETLRADMLDGVRRLLGDTGGAAAGDGAQPATDAARAARRGPGRPRSMGPEQVRTARRLHAAGTHSVDDIAAALGVSRATVYRHLDGPGAE, from the coding sequence ATGACCGTCGAGGCGCCGGACGACACTCGGACCCGGATCCTGCGGGTCGCGCTGGACCTGTTCAGCCAGCACGGCTACCAGCGCACCTCGCTGCGGCAGATCGCCGAACGGCTGCGGCTGACCAAGGCGGCGATCCTCTACCACTTCCCCGCCAAGGAGGACCTGCTCACCGCGCTGACCGAGCCGTTGCTGGTGGACCTGGAGATGCTGCTGGACGCCACCGCCGCGCTGCCGCTCCCCCGGGCCCGGGAGGCGCTGCTCGCCGGCTGGGTGGACACGATGCTCACCCACCGCCGCTCGCTCGGCATGCTGTTCCACGACATCGCGATGGTCAGCCGGGGCCGGACGTACCACCGGCTGATGCAGATCGCGATGCGGGCCAACGAGATCGTCGCCGGGCCGGACGCCGGGCGCCGGGAACGGGTCCGCGCCGTGCAGGCGATCGCCATGTGCAGCGACCCGGTCGTCTTCTTCGCCGACGTACCCGAGGAGACCCTGCGCGCCGACATGCTCGACGGCGTACGCCGGCTGCTGGGTGACACCGGCGGCGCGGCGGCCGGGGACGGCGCGCAACCGGCGACGGACGCCGCCCGCGCCGCGCGGCGCGGGCCGGGACGCCCCCGGTCGATGGGGCCGGAGCAGGTCCGCACCGCCCGCCGGCTGCACGCCGCCGGCACCCACTCGGTCGACGACATCGCCGCCGCACTCGGGGTCTCGCGGGCGACGGTGTACCGGCACCTGGACGGGCCCGGAGCGGAATAA
- a CDS encoding ABC transporter ATP-binding protein — protein MPVIAIDGLVKSFGAVRALDGLDLRVEAGEVHGFLGPNGSGKSTTIRVLLGLLRRDAGDVRVLDADPWRDAVTLHRRLAYVPGDVNLWPNLSGGEAIDLFGALRGGLDRRRRDELLDRFDLDPTKKCRAYSKGNRQKVAIVAAFASDVELYVLDEPTSGLDPLMEAVFQEEVRRLTDGGATVLLSSHVLAEVEALCDRVSIIRAGRTVESGTLTELRHLARTTVTVETAHPLTGVAELPGVHEVRPVDGRTRLEVEPEHLDELLAHLVRFGVRALTSAPPTLEELFLRHYDGASNGRVPTGAERTR, from the coding sequence ATGCCCGTCATCGCGATCGACGGCCTGGTCAAGAGTTTCGGCGCGGTCCGCGCGCTCGACGGGCTCGACCTGCGGGTCGAGGCGGGGGAGGTGCACGGCTTCCTGGGGCCGAACGGCTCCGGCAAGTCCACCACCATCCGGGTCCTGCTCGGGCTGCTGCGGCGCGACGCCGGCGACGTGCGGGTGCTCGACGCCGACCCCTGGCGCGACGCGGTGACGCTGCACCGGCGGCTCGCGTACGTGCCCGGTGACGTGAACCTGTGGCCCAACCTGTCCGGCGGCGAGGCCATCGACCTCTTCGGCGCGCTGCGCGGCGGGCTGGACCGGCGCCGCCGCGACGAACTGCTGGACCGGTTCGACCTCGACCCGACCAAGAAGTGCCGCGCCTACTCCAAGGGCAACCGGCAGAAGGTCGCGATCGTCGCCGCGTTCGCCTCCGACGTCGAGCTGTACGTCCTCGACGAGCCGACCTCCGGGCTCGACCCGCTCATGGAGGCGGTGTTCCAGGAGGAGGTCCGGCGGCTCACCGACGGCGGCGCCACCGTGCTGCTCTCCAGCCACGTCCTCGCCGAGGTCGAGGCCCTCTGCGACCGGGTGAGCATCATCCGCGCCGGCCGCACCGTCGAGTCCGGCACCCTCACCGAGCTGCGGCACCTCGCCCGCACCACGGTCACCGTCGAGACGGCCCACCCGCTGACCGGGGTGGCGGAGCTGCCCGGCGTCCACGAGGTCCGGCCCGTCGACGGCCGCACCCGCCTCGAGGTGGAGCCGGAGCACCTCGACGAACTGCTGGCGCACCTGGTCCGCTTCGGCGTCCGCGCCCTCACCAGCGCCCCGCCGACCCTCGAGGAGCTGTTCCTGCGGCACTACGACGGCGCGTCCAACGGCCGGGTCCCGACCGGCGCGGAGCGTACCCGGTGA
- a CDS encoding ABC transporter permease codes for MSAYTGTGRLARLALRRDRIKLGIWVLGTPLLGVGLAGSVSGVYPDEPSRMLYAETAATSVVARAFNGPIVGADLGAVVVAETYITLAVLAALVSTFAVVRHTRQNEETGRAELLGAAVVGRYALLTAALLVVVAANVASGVLLGLAFAATGLPLAGSLAAAGAVAGVGVAFTAVAAVTAQLSVTSRGANALAAATVGVAFLLRAAGDVLGERDGLRVESAWPSWLSPLGWGNQVRAFGGERWWVLALPVALLVAGVAAAFALAGRRDLGAGLLAARRGPARAAAGLLSPTGLLWRLHRGALLGWAVAVVTLGFSMGVAADEVNDMIAENPAAAEAIAALGGGTDLVDAFLAAMLGLFALTLGAYVVQALLRTRADESDGILEAVLATAVSRHRWLLTQIAGAVLGAVALMLLAGVSTGLGYGLVAGDALGHTLELGWAALLRLPALLVVAGVVTALLGLAPRWSVALSWAVLMAFLLLGQLGAVLDLPQAVLNLSPYTHVPSVPAVDLSVPPLAVLTGVGALLLTAGLAGFRHRDVPT; via the coding sequence GTGAGCGCGTACACCGGCACCGGCCGGCTGGCCCGGCTCGCCCTGCGCCGCGACCGCATCAAGCTGGGCATCTGGGTGCTCGGCACGCCGTTGCTCGGCGTCGGTCTCGCCGGCAGCGTCTCCGGCGTCTACCCGGACGAGCCGTCCCGCATGCTGTACGCCGAGACCGCCGCCACCAGCGTCGTCGCGCGCGCCTTCAACGGGCCGATCGTCGGGGCCGACCTCGGCGCGGTCGTGGTCGCCGAGACGTACATCACCCTCGCCGTGCTCGCCGCGCTGGTCAGCACCTTCGCCGTCGTCCGGCACACCCGGCAGAACGAGGAGACCGGCCGCGCCGAGCTGCTCGGCGCCGCCGTCGTCGGCCGGTACGCGCTGCTCACCGCCGCCCTGCTCGTCGTCGTCGCGGCGAACGTGGCGTCCGGCGTACTCCTCGGACTGGCCTTCGCCGCGACCGGCCTGCCGCTCGCCGGGTCGCTCGCCGCCGCCGGAGCCGTCGCCGGGGTCGGTGTCGCCTTCACCGCCGTCGCCGCCGTCACCGCCCAGCTGTCGGTCACCTCGCGCGGCGCGAACGCGCTCGCCGCCGCCACCGTCGGCGTGGCGTTCCTGCTCCGCGCCGCCGGGGACGTCCTCGGCGAGCGGGACGGCCTGCGGGTGGAGAGCGCCTGGCCGTCCTGGCTGTCCCCACTCGGCTGGGGCAACCAGGTACGGGCGTTCGGCGGGGAACGCTGGTGGGTGCTGGCGTTGCCGGTCGCGCTGCTGGTGGCCGGCGTGGCGGCCGCCTTCGCCCTCGCCGGCCGGCGGGACCTCGGCGCCGGCCTGCTCGCCGCCCGCCGGGGGCCCGCCCGTGCCGCCGCCGGGCTGCTCAGCCCCACCGGCCTGCTCTGGCGGCTGCACCGCGGCGCCCTGCTCGGCTGGGCCGTCGCGGTGGTGACCCTCGGGTTCTCGATGGGTGTCGCCGCCGACGAGGTCAACGACATGATCGCCGAGAACCCCGCCGCCGCCGAGGCGATCGCCGCGCTGGGCGGCGGGACCGACCTCGTCGACGCGTTCCTCGCCGCGATGCTCGGGCTGTTCGCCCTGACCCTCGGCGCGTACGTCGTGCAGGCCCTGCTGCGAACGCGGGCCGACGAGTCCGACGGGATCCTGGAGGCGGTGCTGGCGACCGCCGTCAGCCGGCACCGCTGGCTGCTGACCCAGATCGCCGGCGCGGTGCTCGGTGCGGTGGCGCTGATGCTGCTGGCCGGCGTCTCGACCGGCCTGGGCTACGGGCTGGTGGCCGGCGACGCGCTCGGGCACACCCTGGAGCTGGGCTGGGCGGCACTGCTGCGGCTGCCGGCGCTGCTCGTCGTGGCCGGGGTGGTGACCGCGCTGCTCGGGCTGGCGCCCCGCTGGTCGGTGGCGCTGTCCTGGGCGGTGCTGATGGCGTTCCTGCTGCTCGGGCAGCTCGGCGCGGTGCTGGACCTGCCGCAGGCGGTGCTCAACCTGTCCCCGTACACGCACGTGCCGTCGGTGCCGGCGGTGGATCTGTCCGTCCCACCCCTCGCGGTGCTCACCGGCGTCGGCGCGCTGCTGCTCACCGCCGGCCTGGCCGGCTTCCGCCACCGCGACGTCCCCACCTGA
- a CDS encoding SGNH/GDSL hydrolase family protein, translating to MRTPDAPRPVRFVALGDSITVGLGDPMPDGTWRGWAALLADAVGPPGTVEFHNLARTGALTGDVFRDQLPAALALRPTVAAVVVGVNDTLRAHFDVPVVSAALLGTVGALSRAGAVVLTARLPEPGRMFGLPSGLARPLARRIAAVNAVTDHAAALYGTVHFDAATHPDTYRRDMWSVDRLHPSERGHRLLAGAYVDLLRERDVPVHRRPDPRPGNPPPTRAAQLAWLAVKGTRWVRDRCTDLVPQLLWLAAAESWYSLRGQASRLDEHLGRDLAAALAAGTGTPAVGVDPTAHPKHPPAPT from the coding sequence GTGCGGACTCCGGACGCTCCGAGACCGGTGCGGTTCGTGGCGCTCGGTGACTCGATCACCGTGGGCCTCGGCGACCCGATGCCCGACGGGACGTGGCGTGGGTGGGCAGCGCTGCTCGCCGACGCGGTGGGGCCACCCGGCACGGTCGAGTTCCACAATCTCGCCCGCACCGGCGCGCTCACCGGCGACGTGTTCCGCGACCAGCTGCCGGCCGCCCTCGCGTTGCGCCCGACGGTCGCCGCCGTGGTCGTCGGGGTGAACGACACGCTGCGCGCCCACTTCGACGTGCCGGTGGTCAGCGCGGCGCTGCTGGGCACGGTGGGCGCGCTCAGCCGGGCCGGAGCCGTGGTGCTGACCGCCCGGCTGCCGGAGCCGGGCCGGATGTTCGGGTTGCCGTCGGGGTTGGCCCGGCCCCTGGCGCGGCGGATCGCCGCGGTGAACGCGGTCACCGACCACGCGGCAGCGCTGTACGGCACCGTCCACTTCGACGCGGCGACCCACCCGGACACGTACCGGCGGGACATGTGGAGCGTCGACCGGCTGCACCCGAGCGAGCGGGGGCACCGCCTGCTCGCCGGCGCGTACGTGGATCTGCTGCGGGAGCGGGACGTGCCGGTGCACCGGCGCCCGGACCCGCGACCGGGCAACCCGCCGCCGACGCGGGCGGCCCAGCTGGCGTGGTTGGCCGTGAAGGGCACCCGGTGGGTGCGGGACCGCTGCACCGATCTGGTGCCGCAGCTGCTGTGGCTGGCCGCCGCCGAATCCTGGTACTCGCTGCGCGGCCAGGCGAGCCGCCTCGACGAGCACCTCGGCCGGGACCTGGCCGCCGCCCTCGCCGCAGGCACCGGCACCCCGGCCGTCGGCGTCGACCCGACCGCCCACCCCAAGCACCCACCCGCCCCGACCTAG
- a CDS encoding DUF559 domain-containing protein — protein MAGELVSRHDDSQPFIGRLVPALGRRAALAWADGRAALSHLTALDVWGLYQQAPGDLLHLTTPSASGLRSRPGIIVHHRQGFRLDPPHVRIRHDLPATRLEAALVDSWPLLPLADRHGPVIRAVNERLTTPDRLRAALTPLPRLPGRAPLRTLLTRLADGCRSPLEIWGHEHVFVGPGMPKLHRQFRLRIGQRSVYLDLYAEHERVDIELDGAATHGNQRQREIDLRRDALLATAGILTVRFSHRRLVHEPDKVRRVTLAVLASRR, from the coding sequence GTGGCCGGTGAGCTGGTTTCGAGGCATGACGACAGCCAGCCTTTCATCGGTCGCCTCGTCCCGGCGCTCGGCCGCCGTGCGGCGCTCGCCTGGGCGGACGGGCGCGCCGCCCTGAGCCACTTGACCGCCCTCGACGTGTGGGGCCTGTACCAGCAGGCCCCCGGGGACCTGCTGCACCTGACCACACCGAGCGCATCGGGCCTCCGTAGCCGGCCCGGCATCATCGTGCACCATCGTCAGGGCTTCCGCCTCGATCCTCCGCACGTCCGGATTCGGCACGACCTGCCAGCGACCCGGCTCGAGGCGGCGCTGGTCGACTCGTGGCCGCTGCTGCCGCTCGCCGACCGACACGGACCGGTGATCAGGGCGGTCAACGAGCGGCTCACCACTCCCGACCGGCTGCGCGCCGCGCTCACGCCCCTACCGAGGCTGCCCGGCCGTGCCCCGCTGCGTACCCTGCTCACCCGCCTCGCGGACGGCTGCCGCAGCCCGCTGGAGATCTGGGGACACGAGCACGTCTTCGTCGGCCCCGGCATGCCGAAGCTCCACCGGCAGTTCCGACTGCGGATCGGCCAACGGAGCGTGTACCTCGACCTGTACGCCGAGCACGAGCGGGTCGACATCGAGCTCGACGGTGCCGCCACGCACGGCAACCAGCGGCAGCGCGAGATAGACCTGCGGCGGGACGCTCTGCTCGCCACCGCCGGGATCCTGACCGTCCGGTTCTCGCACCGCCGCCTGGTCCACGAACCCGACAAGGTCCGCCGGGTGACCCTCGCCGTCCTCGCCAGCCGCCGGTGA
- a CDS encoding plasmid pRiA4b ORF-3 family protein, which translates to MSRNRRRNGKRRSVRGGAPLAVVRAPEECDCPYCSGAQGTPGEVEDLLPQAVGALQDPIEVEIAAAMLLATGAAMGDDFDRALLDLFVPAFEAKATPEARAMLAAIAAIAHGEIGRAAADAAGRLADAGVTAPPWLADLDAPVTVEDSCRLVSPWGETFLLAGRFHRAGRANAVFVTVDDQDCGAAGQVLLIDSDRWDEAREGLLSDLRAGGADVTQEKLRPADFRRAVEDALDARAEHDEGDPGVLDDLREEDGPGYQALALLLRSWIRWLPESRRRRRTPRHDGELDVASMSALLEVLAPRRGGFPVPAQRRLASLPAKRRKSDGPAPIYQIKVGLRGARPPIWRRLEVPADVTLARLHELIQVAFGWTDSHLHVFETRYGSFGRPDAELGHRAASRVSLEQVAPVAGDKLRYTYDFGDNWEHDILVEKILGRDASVAYPRCVGGRRAAPPEDCGGVWGYADLVDVLGDPTHPEHRDRLAWLDLDEPTDFDPARFDAKAVTAALQQRR; encoded by the coding sequence GTGAGTCGCAACCGTCGGCGCAACGGCAAGAGGCGATCAGTTCGTGGCGGAGCACCGCTCGCCGTCGTACGGGCGCCGGAGGAGTGCGACTGCCCGTACTGTTCCGGGGCTCAGGGAACGCCGGGGGAGGTCGAGGACCTGCTCCCACAGGCGGTCGGCGCCCTGCAGGATCCGATCGAGGTGGAGATCGCCGCCGCGATGCTGCTGGCGACCGGGGCGGCGATGGGCGATGACTTCGACCGGGCGCTGCTGGACCTGTTCGTGCCGGCGTTCGAGGCGAAGGCCACCCCGGAGGCGCGGGCGATGCTCGCGGCGATCGCGGCAATCGCCCACGGTGAGATCGGTCGAGCGGCGGCGGACGCGGCCGGCCGGCTTGCCGATGCCGGCGTCACCGCACCACCGTGGCTGGCCGACCTGGACGCCCCGGTCACGGTCGAGGACTCCTGTCGCCTGGTCAGTCCGTGGGGAGAGACGTTCCTGCTGGCCGGCAGGTTCCACCGGGCCGGTCGAGCGAACGCCGTCTTCGTCACCGTGGACGACCAGGACTGCGGTGCCGCTGGTCAGGTCCTGTTGATCGACTCCGACCGGTGGGACGAGGCGCGTGAAGGGCTCCTGTCCGACCTGCGCGCCGGCGGTGCCGACGTCACGCAGGAGAAGCTACGGCCGGCGGACTTCCGCCGAGCCGTGGAGGATGCGCTGGACGCGCGCGCCGAACACGACGAGGGCGACCCCGGGGTGCTCGACGACCTCCGCGAGGAGGACGGCCCGGGCTACCAGGCTCTGGCGCTGCTGCTGCGGAGCTGGATCCGGTGGCTGCCGGAGTCCCGGCGGCGCAGGCGGACTCCGCGCCACGACGGCGAGCTGGACGTCGCCTCGATGTCCGCGCTGCTCGAAGTTCTGGCTCCCCGCCGGGGCGGCTTCCCCGTACCGGCCCAGCGCCGGCTCGCCAGCCTGCCCGCGAAGCGCAGGAAGTCCGACGGCCCGGCGCCGATCTACCAGATCAAGGTGGGCCTGCGCGGGGCCCGCCCACCGATCTGGCGGCGACTTGAGGTGCCAGCCGACGTCACGCTCGCCCGGCTGCACGAGCTGATCCAGGTTGCCTTCGGTTGGACCGACAGCCATCTGCACGTCTTCGAGACCCGGTACGGCAGCTTCGGCCGTCCCGACGCCGAACTCGGCCACCGCGCTGCCTCCCGGGTCAGCCTGGAGCAGGTCGCCCCCGTTGCCGGGGACAAGCTGCGGTACACGTACGACTTCGGGGACAACTGGGAACACGACATCCTGGTGGAGAAGATCCTCGGCCGGGATGCGTCCGTGGCGTACCCGCGCTGTGTCGGCGGACGGCGGGCCGCGCCTCCGGAGGACTGCGGCGGCGTGTGGGGCTACGCCGACCTGGTGGACGTGCTCGGCGACCCCACGCATCCTGAGCACCGCGACCGGCTGGCCTGGCTGGACCTGGATGAGCCGACCGACTTCGACCCGGCCCGCTTCGACGCGAAGGCGGTGACCGCTGCCCTGCAGCAGCGGCGATAG
- the pglW gene encoding BREX system serine/threonine kinase PglW → MQEGRWTTITPSQFTHEREALAHVQALLPDTEPYRAWSNFTFTAQSGHPYEVDLLVAAPGGLYLIEIKSLNGRLTSSGSNWFLTNHGSTRVFDNPLHLADLKAKKLRSLLQVAAGQRKGPPIKIPFVQAAVFLSKPGLKVELAEHHLHAVYGPEPAPGHQPGVLPSIGSLLQRPPQDEKYRVTKEQSAALPNLLHAVGIARSRKHYQVGSWELDSRPFDLGPTWQDHHARHRELEREHRRIRIYLVERNAVQAERASIERAAKREMVALHNINHPGIVRVDSMESHEAGPALIFRHDPRSVRLDHYVAQYGDRLDALSRLAMIRQLSEAVAYAHRRRLYHRALSARSVLVTPGRKRKGGTEDEAWLTPQLQISDWQAATRAADTAGGSSGDPLTLSTHAASHIERSAEAYLAPELTAPRPDPVAMDVFGLGALAYLILTGQPPAAKRQELLTRIARDNGLRASVVADGVSEFADELIQAASAPIPAQRLTTVADFVEMLEEVENELTAPPPASVHPQEPEPEVDPLEARGGDRVGEWIVKRRLGTGSTCRAFLAHNERTGKDEVLKVGLSDEKGARLAHEARVLAPLTDSRVIRLARPEPLQIGNRTVVVLEHAGELTLARKLRDDGRLTVDELETYSDYLFGALDYLEGEGVYHRDVKPDNIAIRVRPNRTRQLVLFDFSLAGVSVKEISAGTQRYLDPFLGSANRPNYDKHAEWYALAVTLHEMASGELPVWGDGGTEPQLTEGPPVLAVEAFDPAIRDGLVEFFDLALHRDHRRRFASLKDMRDAWQQVFRRSDASAPVGSDHPEIADDEPDEKAAEAARDDAAGKSTRATVLEAAGLTLRAVSAAHRLEATTVGELLAVANKLAHLPGLGARTRQELQRRVKEWRTRLGERETIPTSAAARKEATAEAATETAADTGQADLVRVGLDAIATLLVPAKNGRNAAEVEATRLLLSLPDESGALPPLQLWPQQPQVAAAVGVTPGRIAQILGKQRKRWHGLPVVGSVRTQIIELLRDGGRVMGVAELATALLTSRGSVRTGDELRMAVAVAAVRSAVEVDALAEEPRLLLRRHARADIDGKPHPRGDRLLVALEAGEDDAPDTPAAPALLDYADALGKAADKLAGSEVLPSPATVLRTLATVIAPGGAADAIDERRRVLLAAVASERAAATARLELYPRDLDPVRALRLAQAGVVPPASTPEGRRGLAPEQIAQRVAARFPELAPLPPHPKLDRLLADAGFDLRWGRDRYVPPPPRAGSSSMSILQRRPSATTAPSRWTAESPELAAAMRAEERLTGARSAGGFRALTVRLSRYPYAREELVRRFDARPVNVASVFLRELHALVDARPKPTWETVLGADIAEPGSRAAIKLGEYVEQAWELAVPALRASLSPGGGPVLLHDAAVLARYRAMERLYELADAARGGAGDVWLLCPMEDPALLPKLDGAVVRVGDNEWIALPDAWVVNAHRSALPA, encoded by the coding sequence ATGCAGGAGGGCCGGTGGACGACGATCACGCCGTCGCAGTTCACGCACGAGCGGGAGGCGCTGGCGCACGTCCAGGCGCTGCTCCCCGACACCGAGCCCTACCGCGCCTGGTCGAACTTCACCTTCACCGCCCAGTCGGGCCACCCGTACGAGGTCGACCTGCTCGTCGCCGCGCCCGGCGGGCTCTACCTCATCGAGATCAAGAGCCTCAACGGGCGGCTGACCTCCAGCGGCTCCAACTGGTTCCTCACCAACCATGGAAGCACGCGGGTCTTCGACAACCCGCTACATCTGGCCGACCTGAAGGCGAAGAAGCTGCGGTCGCTGCTGCAGGTGGCTGCCGGCCAGCGCAAGGGCCCGCCGATCAAGATCCCGTTCGTGCAGGCGGCGGTCTTCCTGTCGAAACCCGGCCTGAAGGTCGAGCTCGCCGAGCACCACCTGCACGCCGTGTACGGCCCGGAGCCGGCACCCGGCCACCAGCCCGGTGTGCTGCCGAGCATCGGCTCGCTGCTGCAGCGGCCTCCGCAGGACGAGAAGTACCGGGTCACCAAGGAGCAGTCGGCTGCGCTACCCAACCTGCTGCACGCCGTCGGCATCGCCCGTAGCCGCAAGCACTACCAGGTCGGGTCCTGGGAGCTCGACAGCCGTCCGTTCGACCTCGGCCCCACCTGGCAGGACCACCACGCCCGGCACCGTGAGCTGGAGCGGGAGCACCGCCGGATCCGGATCTACCTGGTCGAGCGGAACGCCGTGCAGGCCGAACGGGCCAGCATCGAGCGTGCCGCCAAGCGCGAGATGGTGGCGCTGCACAACATCAACCACCCCGGCATCGTCCGGGTCGATTCGATGGAGTCGCACGAGGCGGGACCGGCCCTGATTTTCCGCCACGACCCGCGGTCGGTCCGGCTGGACCACTACGTCGCCCAGTACGGCGACCGCCTGGACGCCCTCAGCCGGCTGGCGATGATCCGGCAACTGTCGGAGGCCGTCGCGTACGCCCACCGCCGGCGGCTGTACCACCGTGCCCTCTCCGCCCGCAGCGTCCTCGTCACTCCTGGCCGGAAGCGAAAAGGCGGCACGGAGGACGAGGCGTGGCTCACCCCGCAGCTGCAGATCAGCGACTGGCAGGCGGCCACCCGCGCCGCCGACACCGCCGGGGGGAGCAGCGGCGACCCGCTCACCCTCTCCACGCACGCGGCCTCGCACATCGAGCGTTCCGCCGAGGCGTACCTCGCTCCGGAGCTGACCGCGCCCCGGCCGGACCCGGTCGCGATGGATGTCTTCGGGCTGGGCGCGCTGGCGTACCTGATCCTCACCGGCCAGCCACCGGCGGCGAAGCGACAGGAACTGCTCACCCGCATCGCTCGGGACAACGGCCTGCGGGCCTCCGTCGTCGCCGACGGGGTCTCCGAGTTCGCCGACGAGTTGATCCAGGCGGCCAGCGCGCCGATCCCGGCGCAGCGCCTCACCACCGTCGCCGACTTCGTCGAGATGCTCGAGGAGGTCGAGAACGAACTCACCGCGCCGCCCCCGGCGTCGGTGCACCCGCAGGAGCCCGAACCGGAGGTCGACCCGCTGGAGGCGCGCGGCGGTGACCGGGTGGGCGAGTGGATCGTCAAGCGTCGACTCGGCACCGGGTCGACCTGCCGAGCGTTCCTGGCCCACAACGAGCGCACCGGCAAGGACGAGGTGCTCAAGGTCGGCCTGTCCGACGAGAAGGGCGCTCGCCTCGCCCACGAGGCCCGCGTGCTGGCCCCGCTCACCGACTCCCGGGTGATCCGGCTGGCCCGCCCCGAGCCGCTGCAGATCGGCAACCGCACCGTCGTCGTGCTGGAGCACGCCGGCGAGCTGACGCTCGCCCGCAAGCTGCGCGATGACGGCCGCCTGACGGTCGACGAGCTGGAGACGTACAGCGACTACCTCTTCGGCGCCCTGGACTACCTCGAAGGCGAGGGCGTCTACCACCGCGACGTCAAGCCGGACAACATCGCCATCCGGGTCCGCCCGAACCGCACCCGGCAACTCGTGCTCTTCGACTTCTCGCTCGCCGGCGTGTCGGTCAAGGAGATCAGCGCCGGCACCCAGCGCTACCTCGACCCGTTCCTCGGCAGCGCCAACCGGCCCAACTACGACAAGCACGCCGAGTGGTACGCCCTCGCGGTCACCCTGCACGAGATGGCCTCCGGTGAACTGCCGGTGTGGGGGGACGGCGGCACCGAGCCGCAACTCACCGAGGGTCCGCCGGTGCTGGCCGTGGAGGCGTTCGACCCGGCCATCCGCGACGGGCTGGTGGAGTTCTTCGACCTCGCCCTGCACCGCGATCACCGCCGGCGCTTCGCGTCCCTCAAGGACATGCGCGACGCCTGGCAGCAGGTCTTCCGCCGCTCCGACGCCAGCGCCCCGGTCGGCAGCGACCATCCCGAGATCGCCGACGACGAGCCGGACGAGAAGGCCGCCGAAGCGGCCCGCGACGATGCCGCCGGAAAGTCGACCCGCGCCACCGTCCTGGAGGCCGCCGGCCTCACCCTGCGTGCCGTCTCCGCCGCGCACCGCCTGGAGGCCACCACCGTCGGCGAGCTCCTCGCGGTCGCCAACAAGTTGGCCCACCTGCCCGGCCTCGGCGCCCGCACCCGGCAGGAGCTGCAACGCCGGGTCAAGGAGTGGCGCACCCGGCTGGGGGAGCGGGAGACCATCCCCACCTCGGCCGCCGCCCGCAAGGAGGCCACCGCCGAGGCCGCCACGGAGACCGCCGCCGACACGGGCCAGGCGGATCTGGTACGCGTCGGCCTCGACGCGATCGCCACCCTCCTCGTGCCGGCGAAGAACGGCCGCAACGCCGCCGAGGTCGAGGCAACCCGTCTGCTGCTGAGCCTGCCCGACGAATCCGGCGCCCTGCCGCCGCTGCAGCTCTGGCCGCAGCAGCCGCAGGTGGCCGCCGCCGTCGGGGTGACTCCCGGCCGGATCGCCCAGATCCTCGGCAAGCAGCGCAAGCGCTGGCACGGCCTCCCGGTGGTGGGCAGTGTGCGTACCCAGATCATCGAGCTGTTGCGCGACGGCGGCCGGGTGATGGGCGTCGCCGAACTGGCCACGGCGCTACTCACCAGCCGCGGCTCGGTGCGCACCGGGGACGAGCTGCGGATGGCGGTGGCCGTCGCCGCGGTACGGTCCGCCGTCGAGGTCGACGCGCTCGCCGAGGAACCGCGCCTGCTGCTGCGCCGGCACGCCCGCGCCGACATCGACGGCAAGCCGCACCCACGCGGCGACCGGCTGCTCGTCGCGCTGGAGGCCGGCGAGGACGACGCGCCCGACACCCCGGCCGCGCCGGCGCTGCTCGACTACGCGGACGCGCTCGGCAAGGCCGCCGACAAACTCGCCGGCAGCGAGGTGCTGCCCAGCCCGGCGACGGTGCTGCGTACCCTCGCGACCGTCATCGCGCCCGGCGGCGCGGCCGACGCGATCGACGAACGGCGCCGGGTGCTGCTGGCCGCCGTCGCCTCGGAGCGGGCCGCCGCCACCGCGCGGCTGGAGCTGTACCCGCGCGACCTCGACCCGGTGCGGGCGCTGCGACTGGCGCAGGCCGGCGTGGTACCCCCGGCGAGCACCCCCGAGGGGCGACGTGGCCTGGCCCCGGAGCAGATCGCCCAGCGGGTCGCCGCGCGCTTCCCCGAGCTGGCGCCGCTGCCGCCGCACCCGAAGCTGGACCGGCTGCTCGCCGACGCCGGCTTCGACCTGCGCTGGGGCCGCGACCGGTACGTCCCGCCGCCGCCCCGAGCCGGCTCGTCGTCGATGTCGATCCTGCAGCGCCGCCCGTCGGCGACCACCGCGCCGAGCCGGTGGACCGCCGAGTCGCCCGAGCTGGCCGCGGCGATGCGCGCGGAGGAGCGGCTGACCGGCGCGAGGTCCGCGGGCGGGTTCCGGGCGTTGACGGTACGGCTTTCGCGGTACCCGTACGCCCGGGAGGAGCTCGTCCGGCGCTTCGACGCCCGGCCGGTCAACGTCGCGTCCGTGTTTCTGCGCGAGCTGCACGCCCTGGTCGACGCGCGGCCGAAGCCGACCTGGGAGACGGTACTCGGCGCGGACATCGCCGAGCCGGGCTCGCGGGCCGCGATCAAGCTGGGAGAGTACGTCGAGCAGGCGTGGGAGCTGGCCGTGCCGGCACTGCGGGCCTCGCTGTCGCCCGGTGGCGGGCCGGTGCTGCTGCACGATGCGGCGGTGCTGGCGCGGTACCGGGCGATGGAGCGGCTGTACGAGCTGGCCGACGCGGCGCGTGGTGGGGCGGGGGACGTGTGGTTGCTCTGCCCGATGGAGGATCCGGCGCTGCTGCCCAAGCTGGACGGTGCGGTGGTGCGGGTGGGCGACAACGAGTGGATTGCCCTACCGGACGCCTGGGTCGTCAACGCCCACCGCAGCGCGCTCCCCGCCTGA